One Lachnospiraceae bacterium C1.1 genomic region harbors:
- a CDS encoding sugar ABC transporter permease, whose protein sequence is MNRVMGDKKTIALFVLPAFIIYAIFALFPIGYNIYLSLFDTDLMSGSKFVGLKNYMDLFKDKTFLNALKNNILMVIGSLIAHLPLAMFFANAIYKKIKGSAFFQTVFFLPSVLCGVAVGLTWTFIYNGNYGLLNAFLKIIGLESLQRVWLSDKHAALICIIIVVMWQFVGYHMVIQLAAMRNIDESYFEAAEIDGATGWQQFKYITFPMIKPILKIDTVLIITGSLKYYDLIAVMTSGGPNHATEVMSTYMYYQSFNIMRYGYACAIGVVLMLLCILTVKLSDFVFRTGDAK, encoded by the coding sequence ATGAATCGCGTAATGGGTGATAAGAAGACAATAGCATTATTTGTTCTTCCGGCCTTTATAATATATGCAATATTCGCGTTATTCCCAATTGGCTATAATATATATCTTTCTCTATTTGATACTGACCTTATGTCAGGAAGTAAATTTGTCGGCTTAAAGAACTATATGGATCTGTTTAAGGATAAAACATTTCTGAATGCATTGAAAAATAATATCTTAATGGTCATCGGATCTTTGATCGCGCATCTTCCGCTTGCAATGTTCTTTGCAAATGCAATTTATAAAAAAATAAAAGGTTCAGCTTTTTTCCAGACTGTTTTTTTCCTTCCAAGTGTATTGTGTGGTGTTGCGGTAGGTCTTACATGGACTTTTATTTACAACGGCAATTATGGACTCTTAAATGCCTTTCTGAAGATCATAGGATTGGAAAGTCTTCAGAGAGTCTGGCTTTCGGATAAACATGCAGCTCTCATATGTATAATTATCGTAGTTATGTGGCAGTTTGTCGGTTATCATATGGTAATTCAGCTTGCGGCTATGAGAAATATTGATGAGTCTTATTTTGAAGCTGCTGAAATAGATGGAGCAACAGGCTGGCAGCAGTTTAAATATATAACGTTTCCGATGATAAAACCTATTTTGAAAATAGATACGGTTTTGATAATTACCGGATCGCTTAAATATTATGATCTGATAGCAGTAATGACATCAGGAGGACCTAACCATGCAACTGAGGTTATGTCAACCTATATGTATTATCAGTCATTTAATATTATGAGATATGGATATGCATGTGCGATAGGTGTAGTACTTATGCTTCTTTGCATATTGACGGTTAAGCTCTCGGATTTTGTATTCAGGACAGGAGACGCAAAATGA
- a CDS encoding carbohydrate ABC transporter permease, which produces MNKSLSEKIILGIKYISLTAFTILCLYPIYWLLLSSFKTNQELYTNTWGLPENWSPVNYINAITKGGILKYFGNSMIVSVSAVIITVIFATMASYAISRMNWKLSKAVYGIFLLGMMIPIYALIIPMFSIFKSMGLLNTYLAVILPQIAVGLPMSIFIITGFMGGLPRELEEAAVIDGCTVFQVFRIIIMPIAKSSVVTVAVIQFINVWNDLLLPRIFLTDSSMMTLPVGLTNFQAQYSTDYVGMIAAVIITVIPSIILYILLHKQIMEGMVAGAVKG; this is translated from the coding sequence ATGAATAAAAGTTTATCGGAAAAAATAATCTTAGGAATTAAATATATATCGCTTACGGCATTTACAATACTTTGCCTTTATCCGATTTACTGGCTGCTTTTATCCTCATTTAAGACAAATCAGGAACTTTATACAAATACATGGGGATTGCCTGAGAACTGGAGCCCTGTAAATTATATCAATGCTATAACCAAAGGCGGTATATTAAAATATTTTGGTAATTCAATGATAGTTTCTGTGAGTGCAGTTATTATAACGGTCATATTTGCAACGATGGCATCGTATGCAATAAGCCGCATGAACTGGAAGCTATCTAAGGCAGTATACGGAATCTTTCTTCTTGGAATGATGATCCCTATTTATGCGTTGATAATTCCGATGTTTTCAATATTTAAGAGCATGGGATTATTAAATACCTATCTTGCTGTAATTTTACCGCAGATAGCTGTCGGACTTCCAATGTCTATATTTATCATTACCGGATTTATGGGAGGACTGCCAAGGGAGCTGGAAGAAGCTGCAGTTATTGATGGCTGCACAGTATTTCAGGTTTTCAGGATAATAATAATGCCGATAGCTAAATCTTCGGTTGTAACGGTTGCAGTTATTCAGTTTATTAATGTGTGGAATGACCTTTTACTTCCGAGAATCTTCCTTACAGACAGTTCAATGATGACACTGCCGGTAGGACTTACAAATTTTCAGGCACAATATTCAACGGATTATGTAGGTATGATAGCAGCGGTAATTATAACGGTCATTCCAAGTATAATACTTTATATTCTTTTGCATAAACAGATCATGGAGGGCATGGTGGCCGGAGCTGTTAAAGGCTGA
- a CDS encoding response regulator encodes MRLLIADDEEMIRSGLLSLDWKSIGIDEVYSASNGLEAADLIGSEKIDIVIFDIRMPGMTGIELAKYVKEKSLDTAVILLTGFSEFEYAREALRLGVYEYLLKPLRPKEILEAVQKVKLSLEQERYKIDLVRKYEDTPGIYDINSQLLNYFSDLSALTSEIMNEIALNFHEAISLGQLAEEYHFSENYLSKKIKKDAGVSFANILMAVRLTEAVNLLLKGEKIQKVCENTGFTDSKYFSQVFRKYINESPSEFKKSHEELNYGDIGFETVLKKIIGDEEKTNI; translated from the coding sequence ATGAGACTGCTTATAGCGGATGATGAGGAAATGATACGATCCGGGCTATTAAGCCTGGACTGGAAATCTATAGGAATTGATGAGGTTTATTCTGCTTCTAACGGCCTTGAGGCTGCAGATCTTATAGGCTCTGAAAAAATCGATATAGTTATTTTTGATATTCGAATGCCGGGAATGACAGGAATAGAACTGGCAAAATATGTAAAGGAAAAATCCCTGGATACAGCGGTGATCTTATTGACGGGCTTTTCAGAATTTGAATATGCAAGGGAAGCGCTTCGTCTGGGTGTCTATGAATATCTGCTTAAACCGCTAAGACCCAAAGAAATACTCGAAGCTGTGCAGAAGGTTAAGCTTTCGTTAGAACAGGAAAGATACAAGATAGATCTTGTAAGAAAATATGAAGATACCCCGGGAATTTATGATATTAATTCCCAGCTCTTAAATTATTTTTCAGACCTTTCGGCGCTCACGAGTGAGATAATGAATGAAATAGCACTGAATTTTCACGAAGCAATAAGTCTTGGACAGCTTGCGGAGGAATATCATTTTTCTGAGAATTATCTCTCTAAAAAAATAAAAAAAGATGCCGGGGTATCTTTTGCAAATATCCTGATGGCTGTAAGGCTTACAGAGGCGGTAAATCTTTTGCTGAAAGGTGAAAAAATACAAAAGGTATGTGAAAATACAGGATTTACAGACAGCAAATATTTTTCTCAGGTATTCAGAAAGTACATTAATGAAAGTCCTTCTGAATTCAAGAAATCACATGAAGAATTAAACTATGGAGATATAGGTTTTGAAACAGTTCTTAAAAAGATTATCGGAGATGAGGAAAAAACTAATATCTAA